In Crassostrea angulata isolate pt1a10 chromosome 6, ASM2561291v2, whole genome shotgun sequence, a genomic segment contains:
- the LOC128188510 gene encoding uncharacterized protein LOC128188510, giving the protein MKTYILLLVVMLFLQSYGFLSDNEDFTFDKSSSGSGCCEITIASGLCDCAVLHDCLETCPRSQCEYILGDCFTRLEETRNCDGFVSDDEEYMFDGSGSGSGCFDITTVSGLCDCAVLHDCLETCPRSQCEYILGDCFTRLEETGKCDGQNNTTNIVNRSTIDGSETTWVVAGSAVSVILVTAAVAMLALRKKTCCCRRKGNSCIPQTIVHQQPNTLYQADFDGYSTIHIETMACNGQQNGSKIKKETQPMITSPNQKLVRQVSNSSNDYQLMPDMFINDVKEPTGHHIVTVKEEADDNHRNTTYQTVTDLPVHYSNHYQAINEPPSSEKNEAETYYQPMAATNDRTSQYYTFMGDTSGVQADDEYTEMKDAHDQKCDVYDNSTTSENVYYGNDVGDVYSNEPIKENLIPKCSNVRNLREDEIYEKIEC; this is encoded by the exons ATGAAAACCTACATACTGCTCCTTGTTGTGATGTTATTTCTACAATCTTATG GTTTTCTATCAGACAATGAAGACTTTACGTTTGACAAATCGAGCTCGGGTTCTGGTTGCTGCGAGATTACCATTGCATCGGGACTTTGTGAC TGTGCCGTCTTACACGACTGCCTGGAGACCTGTCCCCGATCACAGTGTGAGTACATTCTCGGGGACTGCTTCACGCGACTCGAAGAAACCAGAAATTGTGATG GATTTGTTTCAGATGATGAGGAATATATGTTTGATGGATCGGGCTCTGGCTCCGGCTGCTTTGACATAACCACTGTATCTGGGCTCTGTGAc TGTGCCGTCTTACACGACTGCCTGGAGACCTGTCCCCGATCACAGTGTGAGTACATTCTCGGGGACTGCTTCACGCGACTCGAAGAAACCGGAAAATGTGACG GTCAAAACAACACCACGAACATCGTGAATAGATCAACCATAG ACGGTTCTGAAACAACGTGGGTAGTTGCTGGAAGCGCTGTGTCTGTCATACTTGTCACGGCAGCTGTGGCCATGCTTGCTCTGAG GAAGAAAACATGCTGTTGTAGAAGAAAAG GGAACAGCTGTATCCCACAGACCATCGTTCACCAGCAGCCCAACACACTCTACCAGGCAGACTTTGATGGATACAGCACTATCCATATAGAGACCATGGCTTGCAACGGTCAACAAAACGGTAGTAAAATAAAGAAGGAGACCCAACCCATGATTACATCTCCAAACCAAAAGTTAGTCAGACAAGTTAGCAACAGCTCGAATGATTATCAACTAATGCCAGATATGTTTATCAATGACGTTAAAGAACCTACAGGACATCACATAGTTACAGTGAAAGAAGAAGCAGACGACAATCACAGAAATACCACCTACCAAACCGTGACTGATTTACCGGTACACTATAGTAACCATTACCAAGCGATTAACGAACCTCCGTCATCAGAAAAGAACGAAGCTGAAACTTACTATCAGCCAATGGCGGCCACCAATGATCGTACCTCTCAATACTATACGTTTATGGGAGATACTTCCGGTGTACAGGCTGATGACGAGTACACTGAGATGAAGGACGCGCATGACCAGAAGTGTGACGTTTACGACAATAGCACAACCAGTGAGAACGTCTATTACGGAAATGACGTGGGTGACGTATATTCAAACGAGCCAATCAAAGAAAACCTGATTCCAAAGTGTTCAAACGTCCGTAATCTTAGGGAGGACGAGATATACGAAAAGATAGAGTGTTAG